A stretch of DNA from Aspergillus flavus chromosome 3, complete sequence:
AATGCCACCAATGGCAGCCAGACTTCACAGTCGAAACCGGAGTCTACAGCCTAGGACGCTGCATCTAAAATGAGTTTCCTGCTGTCTCCATTGATGAATGTACCATGTTGCCTATGGACTGAGCCTGAATAAAAAAGCTCACATGAAGTTATCATTATGAGACTTCCTGTTGCCTTCGCTTCTACtctgatttctttttcttctttttttactatctatatacttcatctctttcttcccatttCCTTTATTTCCCTCTACATTTGGGCCTACCATTTCCTGGTGGCGTTCACCCTTGCTGCTATCTTAGCCACTTGGTCTGTATTGTATGATTCCGAATGGCACATTAGGAAGGCGATGCACGTTTCCCACTTTGTGCTTTTGTATCTATTTCATTTTCTAAACGTTCCTGTTTTCTTACATTTGTATGCCCTGCGACAACCCATCCGTTCTCATCTCCTGTCTTAGTCTTTTAACTCTTGATGATTGAAGGTAGCAACAACAGAAAATGGCAAACTAGGTTAAGTAAGATACTTGAATGAAATAGTAGTTTTCGAGTTAACGCGTTGTAAGGCGGTAATACTTGGTGGCGGACGCTACCGAACTTTCTGTACTACCCTTGGCCCGTGTCTAGAGCGCCCGGAGCCGATTCTCCATGTGCGACGGGAGATGTACtaaatactagtagtactagaGTAATCGTAGTAGTCGTTCTGTCGTATTGATAGGGCTTTCGTTGGAGACAACGTTATGGGGTCAGGAGGAAAAGCCGAAATTACTAGATATGGTATAGTGGCCGAACATCAGTattgcctcaggcatcaacAGGAGTCGCTTACCCTCGCGGCGGTTCCTAACCGTAACAGGAATAGCGGCGGCGGCATCGCTTAGGTCAGCCCACACTCGTTAAGCGTTGCAAAATATGACTTTGCGGCCGATTCAGAGATAGACACTGTCACTCACCACTTCGACGACTAACGACAACAGGGTCAAGATGTGAGTTCCCACGCTGGCGCAATGCCATCATGACCTCAAAAGAATCAAATCGCTGATTTTTATTCTCTGTAACAGGAGTCACCGGAAGTACGAAGCGCCTCGGCACGGTTCGTCAACCTTTGCTCAATTTCTTTCGGACGACTTCCAATTTTGAGGTCGTGGGTGTATTTTGTGTGCGTCCTACTGACACAGCTCTTCACAGGCTCCCTTGCCTACCTGCCCCGCAAGCGCGCTGCCAGACACCGTGGAAAGGTCAAGAGGTTAGTTTTGGATGAAAATTTCCGTGTTCAATTGGGATATTGGAAGGCAGGATACTAAGACCCACGACAGCTTCCCCAAGGATGACCCCAAGAAGCCCGTCCACCTGACGGCCTCCATGGGTTACAAGGCCGGTATGACCACTGTTGTCCGTGACCTTGACAGACCTGGTGCCAAGATGCACAAGAAGGAGGTTGTCGAGGCTGTCACCGTCATCGAGACCCCTCCCGTATGTTTCACCTATCAATTCTTTTGACCCGAGTGGGTGCGAAAGTGCAACATACTCACAAGTCTTATCTAGCTTGTCGCTATCGGTGTCGTCGGTTACATTGAGACTCCCCGTGGTCTCCGCTCTCTCACCACCGTCTGGGCTGAGCACTTGAGTGACGAGGTCAAGCGCCGCTTCTACAAGAACTGGtacaagagcaagaagaaggccttcACCAAGTACGCCAAGCAGCACGCTGAGGAGAGCGGTGCCTCCATCACCCGTGAGCTTGAGCGCATCAAGAAGTACTGCACTGTCGTCCGTGTGCTCGCCCACACCCAGATCCGCAAGACCCCTCTtaagcagaagaaggcccaCCTTATGGAGATCCAGGTCAACGGTGGCTCCGTTGCCGACAAGGTTGACTTCGCCCGCAACCTCTTCGAGAAGACCATTGAGATCGACTCCATCTTCGAGAAGGACGAGGTGATCGACGTTATTGCTGTCACCAAGGGTCACGGTTTCCAGGGTGTCACCAGCCGTTGGGGCACCAAGAAGCTTCCCCGTAAGACTCACAAGGGTCTGCGTAAGGTTGCTTGTATCGGTGCCTGGCACCCTAGCCACGTCCAGTGGACTGTTGCCCGTGCTGGTCAGATGGGTTACCACCACCGTACCTCTTGCAACCACAAGGTCTACCGTATCGGTAAGGGCTCCGACGAGGCTAACGCCTCCACCGACTTCGATatctccaagaagcagatcaCTCCGTAAGTACTCCCGTGGCACGACCTCTGTGTCGATTGACATGCAGTGACTAACCATTCCGCAGTATGGGTGGCTTCGTCCGCTATGGTGAGGTTAAGAACGACTTCGTCATGGTCAAGGGTTCCGTCCCTGGTGTCAAGAAGCGTGTCATGACCCTCCGCAAGACCCTCTACCCCCAGACCAGCCGCAAGGCCACCGAGAAGATCGAGCTCAAGTGGGTCGATACCTCTTCCGAGTTCGGCCACGGTGCCTTCCAGACCCCCGAGGAGAAGCGCGCTTTCTTGGGTACCCTCAAGAAGGACCTCGTTACTTCCGCATAAGGTGTTTATGGATATGATACGGTGTAGTGcaaattatttattttttcaataaAAAAGCGAATACCTTCCAAGTCTAGGGTGCGACTGGGGATcgtcattttctttctattaGGTTTTACGTAGCTGCAAGGCAAATTTCATGACATTCAAGAGACCTGGACTCGAAGAACCGAAAATTTCCCCTGTAGGAATGTCAGTGTCCGGCGATTTGTACTGTATTGTAGTATCGATTTGCGATTTGTGCGGTCGAAAACCTTGGCGCTTGTCTAACGCAGTCCAGAAATGTCTTTAACTTTGGAAGACATGACCCTTTATGCCCCTTTCTTTACTCTGTTCTAGGGTACTCCATCGAACTCTGGTGGCCGTGCTGGGCCCTATAATTTGACTGCTTTCTTCCGTGGCAAAACTCCTCCAGTACAACTGAAGCATCCAATCGCGATGCCGCTCAGCCGCCGAGGGCATTGCGTCATTGATCGCATCTGGTGTTGGGCTTCAATCTCATCGCCAGAAGTCCACAAACTTCCCCTCTGCCCTTCAATCATCCAACTTCCACTCAAGAACTATCCCCCGTCCTCCCGCCAGATTCACCATCTTCATAAACCGCTCTTAGTGAGCCCTCGCCGCACACGCGACAACACCCCTGTTTCACAACCTACCCCTCTCCAACCCACCATCTCGCGCACAATGTCCGACGACGCCTACATGAGCTTCCTGAACAAAGCCAACGCGGACCTGGACACCGCGCGAGCTCAACAAGCCCAGGACTCCCCCACCGTCCGTACCGAAACAGTCGAAACAGGCGTCAGCGTCCCAGCTCCACTAACATCAGTCGACGCCTACTACATCTCTGAAACCGATGAACCGTTCGAACCCGTCGCACTGCGATGGGATGGCGCATCTAGAGGAATCTTCCCCGATGCTTGTACGTGACTCTTATAGGCCCTGCTTTTCACCCCCTCCAAGAGCAGTTTACGGAAAACAGTGGATTCAAGTGATTCCATGCTAACGACTTCTACCAAAGCGCATCTATCGAATCTGATCTCGCCGAATGCGGATCTTTCATCCTCGATTACTACGCTATCACCATCTTCTTTTGATCCCAGGAATCAGTACCCGTCTGCGTTGCGCGCGGTTCGCGCCGCTGCTGCGGAGTCCTCTGGGGGTGATGAGTCGGCGGTGGATGTGAAGGTTTTTCGGGTTGAGGTTGGGCCGTCGCGGATTGAGTATTATATTCTTGCGGTGGATGCTGAGAAGTCGTTGGTTGTGGGGTTGAGGACGAAGGCTGTTGAGACTTAGTGATGCTTTGTGGGTGTTAATTTTGTCTGgtactttctttcttccactCTTTACTTGGATATGCTTTCGCGGGTGTATATATGGAGGAGTGAGGATTGTAATGGTTGGGAATTAATTGTCCGTGGGAATCAAATTGTATACTTGGGCATTGAGGTCATGTtaccctcttttcctctttttaaTGGACTGTGTAGGGTGATTccaaggagagaaagaagaacataaCCTTGTCCCTTCATACTCCAGAAACATCGTAGTGGAAAACTAGCATTAGAAGTAGATACCCTCTAACCCTGGACGTCGTCCTACTTTCACACACACCAGTACTCCATACTAATATACCCccaaacaccaacaccaacacaaagaacaaaacaagTCTGTTGGTTACTACAACACttagtagatattccttaCAACCACGAACACATACTCCGCAGACTGCCCCTGTATGCATTACGAACAAGTCCAAATCAAAATTCTAAACAAAACTACACATCCAGGTGACAAGTACACGGGACATGCCATATCCAAGGTCTCCCAAGATATATAGACCCAGCTAAGCAGTCCACCCGAACCACAAGGGCCCGAGCTACACTCATCCATACAACCAGGAACCCATAACTCAAACCCACCACGCACCACGCAACACACAGCACACTGATCAATCATTccatttttatataattcatGCATGCGAAATCCTAAGACCAAAAGAACTACTCCAGCTTAACAGTCAAGATAGCCTCGTGGTCCGAACAGCAACAGTCCCCATTGTCTCGGTGCAATATATTTAGCACttggaagaaaaagcaaagcgGATTCTTTTTCCCCACTTCCAGAAAACAAATTACAGTAAGAtcttatgtatgtatgtatgtatgtatgtatgtatgtatgtatgtatgtatgcatggatgtatggatgtatggatGTGTGGATGTTGCATTAATGGCTCAAATCTCTtgagatataaataaataatctatgTAGGTGGTTAACTTGTTGACATCATCTGATTGTTGGATGTGGTACTGCGTGGTTCTATTTATTTGTTCTGGGTCGATGCAGGTTGGGTGACTTGCATGTAACCCATTGGTTTCAATGGGAACTGGGGTTTGGAGGAGGGTCTTGAAGAATCCCCGTGAAAGGGGTCCTGGTGGGTTGTGGATGTACGTTACGTATGTTATGTACTCCAGTGTGGAGTTAGGGTAGAGATCTATCTGTAGGGGTGGTTTCTACTGATTCATAGGTTTGAGGGGGATCACTGGTTTACTGATTTTATTTTAGGCATCGATATTCTACTTTTGTTTGGGTGGGCTTTTTTTTGGGTCGCACGAAGAGTGAGAGGTGACAGgcagaaagataaaaagtaatttgtaaagaaaaaggaaagaaaaagggaaataaaaaaagataagaaaagaagatatgAGCAAGGGGCGGTTCGTCGTCCCTGTTGTTGTGCAGGTGGAGGGCAGGACAAGCTGGAGAGGGTAAAACGAATACAATCATCGTCATTTTGATTTCaatttatttcatttttttttttatctcaCAGGGAGTACAATCCCATAGTCCTGTCCTCCGTACAATCAACGCAAACTGTCTCAggtgagaaaggaaaaccagTACAAAACCCAAGTCGGCGCCCCACTTGAAGGGAAACCGTCTGCAGGTGTTATTTTTGTTCGGGCGATTGTTATCATGTCGCATGGGACCATCGAACTGGGGCATGTCTCGGGATGGATGGGTTTAACACGCGTCCCTGCCAGACTAAGTATATTAGGGTTGTCCTGATAAATTACCAGGGTAAGCGGCGAGCCCCGCTAAGGTATTACTTTGGTACCGCGACGGTATATTCAAGGACGGCGATGATGGAGGGAGAACAGGAGTTCTTGAACTTATATATACTCTGGACCAAGAAGCCAAGCATTGTTGATCTCTGATCATTACTGGAAAGGATTTCAACTGCCCGAATGGTGTGGACGGTGATTGGGTCGGATGTGGATGAGCCTTGTTCCTCGATGGATGCATTCCATGCCGTCGCCGACGCTGCAGTGTTCCGGTCCGAAGCGTTAGGAACTGAGACATCATTTTGAGGAGGCTGCTACAGGTATTGTAGCTTATTTGCAGCGCACAGGGGATTCGATAGATGCATCACTGTCATTATGTTACAAAGTAGATGATGTGGCTGACATCAAACGCACCTCGGGTGATCTGCTGATGATCTTAGTTTCAACTGACAGGATGAAAGACCACTACCGTACTTTACAAGTACATAGTGACCACGGTGTCAGTCAAGGGCAATGTTCCAAGGAAAGCAATAAATGTACCAATGGGAATCTCTTGGTCTCCATACTGCCCGCCTTGTTTGGAGAGTTTCAGCGGGGTGATAGAAGGTCCTGAGGAATGGCGGAAGGTTGCCATCAGCTTCATCTGATGGAATGAGGGGAAGAGTAAACAATGGGCTTCAAGATTCCGGAACTAAGACAATTGGCCATGAAGTATGTTATACGTTTCCTTCGCACTCCGCGGCTATTCAGCCTCAttaccttcttctttcttgcctGGTAACCTGTCTGTTGCGATGACGACAGGGCCGTGCTTTGTCACTGGAGTAGATCTGATCTATCCAAAGCCTTAAGGTTAACGGCTAGGACGCGTGTTCAAgaatggtatatatataggagTATCTATGTGAGGCACTGATCGGAGATAATATTGTTCGccttgttttttttcttttttctttctctctctttctttttcttctccaaaagaTCAGCGGTCGTCTAAGAgcgaaaaaggaaataggtCTAGGGTTAGTTTCTTCTGGAAGGGGTCTCGGCGTGTCAATCATTGAACCCGAGGGTTTAATGCAGAGGAAATGTCTTCAGAACGGGGTTGATAGTCTGTTAATATAGGGCACACTTCATGATTTGTAAATAGTGGGAGTATGTGTTATTGTACGTCTACCATATCACCGTAGTAGGACTCTGTAGTAGTCAGTTGGAAGGCCGTCTTTCGCCGGGACGATTACCATACAATACCGAATCCACCGGGTTGATGAACCCTGCACTAAAGACTTCAATATGGCGCTAGACAGTCAAATAACGCTTAGTTGCCGAGTCTTAGGGTTTGCCGGTCCACTTGACAACGATCTCGAGATTCCATGGAACAGGCTACCAATTCTCCCGGACTGTAGCAACGAAATTCTTCCTGAGCATTCCTGAAACTTGCTGGGTGGGGTGGATGCTTCGGTTTGAGGCAGCTATGAAATATCCCGGTGAACCACCCAAGGGGTTCGACAACGGGGAGGAAAAAcaagaggaaatggaaaattTCCCCTGAAGGGACAAAGTCTAGACCGCCCAGGAAACAAACATACTCGCCGGGCAGTACCTTTCTCTCGTCACCTTCGAACCAACGGTAGCCAAAGGACCTGCAGACGCCACCGGGCCACCTTCTTTACTCATTTCCCTAGGCCGTGAATCGCCTAAAAAAAATGGGCGACGATCCCCACCTGCAGGGGTCCTAGTGGCCAATGATCCCCAGAGGGGACCTATTTTAAAGCATTCTTGTGGTCTTGTATCTTTTTGATAACAACAGGACCACCGGTGGTGCCTTTCATGCCGATTCCTGCTGTCTTTGGATGGTTTCATGATGGTCCAGTATTATTCTTGAGATTCTTATTTGTCCTTTTCAGTCTACACCACTGCctgtattattattctagattattattattattactagtaaaCTGTTTAGGTATAGTATAaacttggagaaggaaagtcaattttgttctctttctcttttttttattgaaaaataaaaagaataaaaaaaagctttGCCATGCTATGTAGGAATAAGCCAAACAGGGATTGGCATTGACAAACTGAACGCTCTCCACTCCCTTTCCTTACTGTTCGTCTGGGTAGTTTAGGTCTTTTGTGGCATCCTGACCTTCATTCCTTTGCGCCCGCTGgtgcctttttctttgtttctttcttcttttcttcttcctcttcccctcctctcaaTTCAAACGTCAATCTACCCCTTCGCCGCCCTCACTGTCCATTCACCTCAACACACGCACGCTCTCTCATCCTTTCTGCTTTTTTTGGTCTGATACACTAATACCGTCTGTGCTCGTGTCGTGCGCCAACCTTCCAGAGACAAATGCGCATCGGGATCCAGAGTCCCGTCCACTCGTTCGTAGTCTTGTTTACATCTTGATACCCACAGCGCATTATTCGTCGctctttttttgcttttgtcttGGAGCCAGTCATTACCGAGAGTCGGATTAATATCTAATCAATAGCATCAACACACAGCTACAGTCTGCGGGTACACATCTGGATGGAATCCTGGATGGTAGCTTTTTGATCGGTTGTATACCAAGGGCTTCGGGATATACTTGTTGACCAGCGCGCATTATCGGTACTATTGGCGACGCGACTAGGATACAGAAAGAAGCACGGTCACAGCTATTGGAGGTGAATTGCGACTCGCTCTTCCATCATCCCTCTACAAATTCGTGTGGGCAACAACAGCGGTTACAGATCACCCGCGGCGCAATCGATAGAAACGCATTCCAAGATGTCAGACAACCCCATGAGCCAATCGGCACGAGATACCCCTCACATTCGACTCAATTCCGGCCAGCATGATCCATTCAGTGATCCAGACGAAAATGGGCCACCGGTCCCCAGCCACGGGGGCATTGGACGCGCCTTGACACCTGGCATGTCGAATTCAACGTCAACTGGGACATTCTTGACCATGCAAACTGGGATGGGTTCACCGACTCCTCAGGACTCCACAGATTTCTTGTTACCACCGCGGCCACAGAGGCACCGGGAACAGTATGATGGGTTTCAATCTCCGGATTTGTCGGGGCAATCGTCAAGACGAACAAGTTGGAGCTCGGAAGGTGGGAGTGAGAGCAGAGGCTACTTCTACCCCCGCTATGAGGACATGAGATCTCCTTCGCACGGAGAgggtgatggggatgatgtgAATACACAAACAGTCACGGAGAAGTTCAACATCATGCCGTCAGAAGGTCTGCTTCTATTCCCagaggatgtggagaaggACGATTATTTGCATAACCCGGATCCAAACGACAAAGAACGAGACTGTGACATTTGGAACCGACGAGGAATAGTCAACGGTGGAGGTTTAGTTTTGTTGACTCTGGGTCTCCTGATGCTGTTCATTGGGTACCCTGTTCTGTATGATATATACCCCTACCTGGACAACTACTGGCGTGGAAACTAATCTTTTGTAGTACTGCTGTTCGAGGAATGGAGAAAGGCTCAGCCTCTGTCTGCAAAGCTGGGGACACGTTATGTCTTGATGTGGGAGAGAGATCGACACTAAAAAATGTGCGGACCGGATTGATAGACCCGGACACTCCGGCCTCCGCAATGACAAAGAAGTCGGCTGATGGCAAGGAATGGAAGCTGGTGGTGAGCTTAGATACTTTGCCGAGCTGTCTCGATCTGTCACTGATTATCATAGTTTTCGGATGAGTTCAACACACCGGGGCGGACGTTTTATGACGGTGATGATGCTTTTCTCCAGGCGGTTGATATCTGGTACGGTGTGACGCAGGATCTCGAGGTTTGTTTTGTTGACAGTTCCCTATGGGTTTTCTGTAGCTGACACCCTTCAGTGGTACGATCCTGATGCAGTTACTACGAAAGATGGTGTATTGGAGCTTCGGTTCGATGCATTCCCGAATCATGAAATGAAGTATAGGTCCGGCATGGTCCAGAGTTGGAACAAATTATGTTTCACTGGCGGTCGTTTGGAAGCAAGTATATCCCTGCCAGGAAATGGTGAAGTGTCCGGTTTCTGGCCTGGTTTCTGGGCAATGGGTAACCTAGGGCGCCCGGGCTATGCCGCCACCACGGAAGGAATGTGGCCGTACAGCTACTATGATGGTTGTGATGCGGGAATCACGCCCAATCAAAGTTCTACAGATGGTCTGAGCTGGTTACCTGGAATGCGTCTACCTGCATGCTCCTGCGACAGTGCAGAACACCCTACCCCTGGCAAATCAAGGAGCGCACCGGAAATCGATGTTATTGAAGCTAGCGTTGCTGCTTTGAACGGTGACGCGGCGACGATGGTAGGGTCTGTTTCTCAAAGTCTGCAGATGGCCCCATTCGATATTTGGTATATGCCTGATTACGGTACGTGCTCATAATGTATGGGTTGCGGAAGATAGGCCTTGCTAACGGTGCGACAGAATACGCAGCTGTATACGATCCCAAGATCACAGAGATTAACTCCTATCGTGGCGGGCCTTATCAACAGGCAATGTCTGGGCTCAGCAATCTCAATAACGACTGGTATAACGGAACACAATACCAGGTTTATGCCTTCGACTACACACCGGGAGCCCGTGGTAATATCACCTGGTATGTCGGCCAGGATAAGACATGGACTCTCGACGGTAGAGCCCTGGGACCCAACGGCAACATCGGCCAGCGGGTGATTCCTCTGGAACCGATGTCTATTATCATGAACCTGGGTATGGCATACAGTTTCGCTCCAGTTGATGACAACATTAAGAAATTTTTGCCTGGGTACATGCGTTTCGATTACCTCCGCATCTATCAGGATCCAGACAACATTAGCCTTACCTGCGACCCACCGGGCTATGAAACAACGGAGTATATCGCGAAACACCCCAAGGCGTACCAAAACGTCAACAAAACTACATGGTAAGCCTACCACCGTCTAGCATGTATTGGTAATAATTTTACTGACGATTGCAAGGACTGATGCTGGATATGAATGGCCTAAAAACTCATTCATGCATGAATGTTGAGTTCGGTCATTTCCCCTACCAGCTATTGCATCCCTTAAACTCCCGAGACTTCTGCCCGAAACCTCTTCAAAACCTTTGGGTACACAGCTCGCCC
This window harbors:
- a CDS encoding ribosomal protein L3-domain-containing protein (60S ribosomal protein L3) — translated: MSHRKYEAPRHGSLAYLPRKRAARHRGKVKSFPKDDPKKPVHLTASMGYKAGMTTVVRDLDRPGAKMHKKEVVEAVTVIETPPLVAIGVVGYIETPRGLRSLTTVWAEHLSDEVKRRFYKNWYKSKKKAFTKYAKQHAEESGASITRELERIKKYCTVVRVLAHTQIRKTPLKQKKAHLMEIQVNGGSVADKVDFARNLFEKTIEIDSIFEKDEVIDVIAVTKGHGFQGVTSRWGTKKLPRKTHKGLRKVACIGAWHPSHVQWTVARAGQMGYHHRTSCNHKVYRIGKGSDEANASTDFDISKKQITPMGGFVRYGEVKNDFVMVKGSVPGVKKRVMTLRKTLYPQTSRKATEKIELKWVDTSSEFGHGAFQTPEEKRAFLGTLKKDLVTSA
- a CDS encoding putative beta-1,6 glucan synthetase yields the protein MSDNPMSQSARDTPHIRLNSGQHDPFSDPDENGPPVPSHGGIGRALTPGMSNSTSTGTFLTMQTGMGSPTPQDSTDFLLPPRPQRHREQYDGFQSPDLSGQSSRRTSWSSEGGSESRGYFYPRYEDMRSPSHGEGDGDDVNTQTVTEKFNIMPSEGLLLFPEDVEKDDYLHNPDPNDKERDCDIWNRRGIVNGGGLVLLTLGLLMLFIGYPVLTAVRGMEKGSASVCKAGDTLCLDVGERSTLKNVRTGLIDPDTPASAMTKKSADGKEWKLVFSDEFNTPGRTFYDGDDAFLQAVDIWYGVTQDLEWYDPDAVTTKDGVLELRFDAFPNHEMKYRSGMVQSWNKLCFTGGRLEASISLPGNGEVSGFWPGFWAMGNLGRPGYAATTEGMWPYSYYDGCDAGITPNQSSTDGLSWLPGMRLPACSCDSAEHPTPGKSRSAPEIDVIEASVAALNGDAATMVGSVSQSLQMAPFDIWYMPDYEYAAVYDPKITEINSYRGGPYQQAMSGLSNLNNDWYNGTQYQVYAFDYTPGARGNITWYVGQDKTWTLDGRALGPNGNIGQRVIPLEPMSIIMNLGMAYSFAPVDDNIKKFLPGYMRFDYLRIYQDPDNISLTCDPPGYETTEYIAKHPKAYQNVNKTTWTDAGYEWPKNSFMHEC